Proteins from a single region of Gorilla gorilla gorilla isolate KB3781 chromosome 16, NHGRI_mGorGor1-v2.1_pri, whole genome shotgun sequence:
- the MKRN3 gene encoding E3 ubiquitin-protein ligase makorin-3 isoform X1, with amino-acid sequence MEEPAAPSEAHEAAGAQAGAEAAREGVSGPDLPVCEPSGESAAPDSALPHAARGWAPFPVAPVPAHLRRGGLRPAPASGGGAWPSPLPSRSSGIWTKQIICRYYIHGQCKEGENCRYSHDLSGRKMATEGGVSPPGASAGGGPSTAAHIEPPTQEVAEAPPAASSLSLPVIGLAAERGFFEAERDNADRGAAGGAGVESWADAIEFVPGQPYRGRWVASAPEAPLQSSETERKQMAVGSGLRFCYYASRGVCFRGESCMYLHGDICDMCGLQTLHPMDAAQREEHMRACIEAHEKDMELSFAVQRGMDKVCGICMEVVYEKANPNDRRFGILSNCNHSFCIRCIRRWRSARQFENRIVKSCPQCRVTSELVIPSEFWVEEEEEKQKLIQQYKEAMSNKACRFTAVKNLPGVSDETLDFGLLS; translated from the exons ATGGAAGAGCCTGCAGCTCCCTCAGAAGCCCACGAGGCAGCCGGGGCCCAGGCAGGTGCTGAGGCAGCAAGGGAGGGTGTGTCTGGGCCGGACCTTCCCGTCTGTGAGCCCTCCGGGGAATCTGCTGCTCCAGATTCAGCCCTGCCACATGCGGCAAGGGGCTGGGCCCCCTTCCCTGTAGCTCCAGTCCCTGCCCACCTCCGCAGAGGAGGCCTGAGGCCTGCCCCAGCCTCaggaggaggagcctggcccaGTCCGTTGCCGAGCCGAAGCAGCGGCATTTGGACAAAGCAGATCATCTGCAGGTATTATATACATGGGCAGTGCAAGGAGGGGGAGAACTGTCGCTATTCGCACGACCTTTCTGGTCGGAAGATGGCCACTGAGGGCGGCGTTTCGCCACCTGGGGCCTCTGCAGGTGGAGGCCCTAGCACGGCTGCGCACATCGAGCCCCCGACTCAGGAAGTGGCGGAAGCCCCCCCGGCTGCATCCTCCCTTTCCTTGCCTGTGATTGGCTTGGCTGCTGAAAGGGGTTTCTTTGAAGCCGAGAGAGACAATGCAGACCGTGGAGCTGCTGGAGGAGCAGGTGTAGAAAGCTGGGCGGATGCCATTGAGTTTGTTCCAGGGCAGCCCTACCGGGGCCGCTGGGTTGCATCTGCCCCCGAGGCTCCTCTACAGAGCTCAGAGACTGAGAGGAAGCAGATGGCTGTGGGCAGTGGGTTGCGGTTTTGCTATTATGCTTCCAGGGGAGTTTGCTTTCGTGGGGAGAGCTGTATGTACCTCCATGGAGACATATGCGACATGTGTGGGCTGCAGACCTTGCACCCCATGGATGCTGCCCAGAGGGAAGAACATATGAGGGCCTGCATTGAAGCACACGAGAAAGATATGGAACTCTCGTTTGCTGTGCAGCGTGGTATGGACAAGGTGTGTGGCATCTGCATGGAGGTTGTCTATGAGAAGGCCAACCCCAATGACCGCCGCTTTGGCATTCTTTCCAATTGCAACCATTCCTTCTGTATTAGGTGTATCCGCAGGTGGAGAAGTGCCAGACAGTTTGAGAACAGGATCGTCAAGTCTTGCCCACAGTGCAGGGTCACCTCCGAATTGGTCATTCCCAGTGAGTtctgggtggaggaggaggaagagaagcagaaacTTATTCAGCAATACAAGGAGGCAATGAGCAACAAGGCCTGCAG gttcACAGCTGTAAAGAACTTGCCTggagtctcagatgagactttggactttggacttttgagttga
- the MKRN3 gene encoding E3 ubiquitin-protein ligase makorin-3 isoform X2, translating to MEEPAAPSEAHEAAGAQAGAEAAREGVSGPDLPVCEPSGESAAPDSALPHAARGWAPFPVAPVPAHLRRGGLRPAPASGGGAWPSPLPSRSSGIWTKQIICRYYIHGQCKEGENCRYSHDLSGRKMATEGGVSPPGASAGGGPSTAAHIEPPTQEVAEAPPAASSLSLPVIGLAAERGFFEAERDNADRGAAGGAGVESWADAIEFVPGQPYRGRWVASAPEAPLQSSETERKQMAVGSGLRFCYYASRGVCFRGESCMYLHGDICDMCGLQTLHPMDAAQREEHMRACIEAHEKDMELSFAVQRGMDKVCGICMEVVYEKANPNDRRFGILSNCNHSFCIRCIRRWRSARQFENRIVKSCPQCRVTSELVIPSEFWVEEEEEKQKLIQQYKEAMSNKACRISSSVVFTEFPHLF from the exons ATGGAAGAGCCTGCAGCTCCCTCAGAAGCCCACGAGGCAGCCGGGGCCCAGGCAGGTGCTGAGGCAGCAAGGGAGGGTGTGTCTGGGCCGGACCTTCCCGTCTGTGAGCCCTCCGGGGAATCTGCTGCTCCAGATTCAGCCCTGCCACATGCGGCAAGGGGCTGGGCCCCCTTCCCTGTAGCTCCAGTCCCTGCCCACCTCCGCAGAGGAGGCCTGAGGCCTGCCCCAGCCTCaggaggaggagcctggcccaGTCCGTTGCCGAGCCGAAGCAGCGGCATTTGGACAAAGCAGATCATCTGCAGGTATTATATACATGGGCAGTGCAAGGAGGGGGAGAACTGTCGCTATTCGCACGACCTTTCTGGTCGGAAGATGGCCACTGAGGGCGGCGTTTCGCCACCTGGGGCCTCTGCAGGTGGAGGCCCTAGCACGGCTGCGCACATCGAGCCCCCGACTCAGGAAGTGGCGGAAGCCCCCCCGGCTGCATCCTCCCTTTCCTTGCCTGTGATTGGCTTGGCTGCTGAAAGGGGTTTCTTTGAAGCCGAGAGAGACAATGCAGACCGTGGAGCTGCTGGAGGAGCAGGTGTAGAAAGCTGGGCGGATGCCATTGAGTTTGTTCCAGGGCAGCCCTACCGGGGCCGCTGGGTTGCATCTGCCCCCGAGGCTCCTCTACAGAGCTCAGAGACTGAGAGGAAGCAGATGGCTGTGGGCAGTGGGTTGCGGTTTTGCTATTATGCTTCCAGGGGAGTTTGCTTTCGTGGGGAGAGCTGTATGTACCTCCATGGAGACATATGCGACATGTGTGGGCTGCAGACCTTGCACCCCATGGATGCTGCCCAGAGGGAAGAACATATGAGGGCCTGCATTGAAGCACACGAGAAAGATATGGAACTCTCGTTTGCTGTGCAGCGTGGTATGGACAAGGTGTGTGGCATCTGCATGGAGGTTGTCTATGAGAAGGCCAACCCCAATGACCGCCGCTTTGGCATTCTTTCCAATTGCAACCATTCCTTCTGTATTAGGTGTATCCGCAGGTGGAGAAGTGCCAGACAGTTTGAGAACAGGATCGTCAAGTCTTGCCCACAGTGCAGGGTCACCTCCGAATTGGTCATTCCCAGTGAGTtctgggtggaggaggaggaagagaagcagaaacTTATTCAGCAATACAAGGAGGCAATGAGCAACAAGGCCTGCAG GATCAGTTCTAGTGTAGTGTTTACTGAATTTCCACACTTATTTTGA
- the MKRN3 gene encoding E3 ubiquitin-protein ligase makorin-3 isoform X3, whose amino-acid sequence MEEPAAPSEAHEAAGAQAGAEAAREGVSGPDLPVCEPSGESAAPDSALPHAARGWAPFPVAPVPAHLRRGGLRPAPASGGGAWPSPLPSRSSGIWTKQIICRYYIHGQCKEGENCRYSHDLSGRKMATEGGVSPPGASAGGGPSTAAHIEPPTQEVAEAPPAASSLSLPVIGLAAERGFFEAERDNADRGAAGGAGVESWADAIEFVPGQPYRGRWVASAPEAPLQSSETERKQMAVGSGLRFCYYASRGVCFRGESCMYLHGDICDMCGLQTLHPMDAAQREEHMRACIEAHEKDMELSFAVQRGMDKVCGICMEVVYEKANPNDRRFGILSNCNHSFCIRCIRRWRSARQFENRIVKSCPQCRVTSELVIPSEFWVEEEEEKQKLIQQYKEAMSNKACSQRIHQSGHP is encoded by the exons ATGGAAGAGCCTGCAGCTCCCTCAGAAGCCCACGAGGCAGCCGGGGCCCAGGCAGGTGCTGAGGCAGCAAGGGAGGGTGTGTCTGGGCCGGACCTTCCCGTCTGTGAGCCCTCCGGGGAATCTGCTGCTCCAGATTCAGCCCTGCCACATGCGGCAAGGGGCTGGGCCCCCTTCCCTGTAGCTCCAGTCCCTGCCCACCTCCGCAGAGGAGGCCTGAGGCCTGCCCCAGCCTCaggaggaggagcctggcccaGTCCGTTGCCGAGCCGAAGCAGCGGCATTTGGACAAAGCAGATCATCTGCAGGTATTATATACATGGGCAGTGCAAGGAGGGGGAGAACTGTCGCTATTCGCACGACCTTTCTGGTCGGAAGATGGCCACTGAGGGCGGCGTTTCGCCACCTGGGGCCTCTGCAGGTGGAGGCCCTAGCACGGCTGCGCACATCGAGCCCCCGACTCAGGAAGTGGCGGAAGCCCCCCCGGCTGCATCCTCCCTTTCCTTGCCTGTGATTGGCTTGGCTGCTGAAAGGGGTTTCTTTGAAGCCGAGAGAGACAATGCAGACCGTGGAGCTGCTGGAGGAGCAGGTGTAGAAAGCTGGGCGGATGCCATTGAGTTTGTTCCAGGGCAGCCCTACCGGGGCCGCTGGGTTGCATCTGCCCCCGAGGCTCCTCTACAGAGCTCAGAGACTGAGAGGAAGCAGATGGCTGTGGGCAGTGGGTTGCGGTTTTGCTATTATGCTTCCAGGGGAGTTTGCTTTCGTGGGGAGAGCTGTATGTACCTCCATGGAGACATATGCGACATGTGTGGGCTGCAGACCTTGCACCCCATGGATGCTGCCCAGAGGGAAGAACATATGAGGGCCTGCATTGAAGCACACGAGAAAGATATGGAACTCTCGTTTGCTGTGCAGCGTGGTATGGACAAGGTGTGTGGCATCTGCATGGAGGTTGTCTATGAGAAGGCCAACCCCAATGACCGCCGCTTTGGCATTCTTTCCAATTGCAACCATTCCTTCTGTATTAGGTGTATCCGCAGGTGGAGAAGTGCCAGACAGTTTGAGAACAGGATCGTCAAGTCTTGCCCACAGTGCAGGGTCACCTCCGAATTGGTCATTCCCAGTGAGTtctgggtggaggaggaggaagagaagcagaaacTTATTCAGCAATACAAGGAGGCAATGAGCAACAAGGCCTGCAG CCAAAGAATTCACCAATCAGGACACCCTTGA